DNA from Camelus dromedarius isolate mCamDro1 chromosome X, mCamDro1.pat, whole genome shotgun sequence:
CAGCGAACAGAGCGAGCGTAGGAAAGCGAACGAATTAGAGGGAGTAGGAGAGACCGAGACTGACCGGTAGCCAGGCAGGCGGACGGACGCATCCCCGGACAGACAGATTGAGCAGGCGCCGGAGAACCTCGCGCTGGTTCCTCCCGCCTTTCCCTTTGAAAGCAGGATTTTGCCTTTTCCGTGGCGCCCGAAAGAGAATGCTGGACTCTGCCAACTTCAGCGCAAGCTAAGATTTCTCAGCTAGGGAAGAAAGATCAGCTCAGTCCTGAGAAGGGGGGAAGCAAGCACCCCTGtccccatcccccctcccccccccccgtaCCAAACTCGGGCGCCAAACCCAGCCCTTCCCTAAGCACCCgacttcctcctctcctttctagCATGGTGGCTGTATGGACAGTCTGACAGAACAGAGACTGACATCTCCCAATCTGCCGGCCCCCCATCTGGAACACTACAGTGTTCTGCATTGCACCATGACCCTTGATGTGCAAACTGTAGTCGTTTTTGCCGTGATTGTAGTCCTCCTGCTTGTAAATGTCATACTCATGTTTTTCCTGGGAACGCGCTGAATGGAGTCCAGCTACCTGAGCTGTTTCGAACTCTCGCTTTGATTTCATCCCAAGaacctccaagaaaaaaaaaaattcaagagagacagacagagacaggaaaagaaagggagagaaagagcaagCTTTTACTCAGGGGGGAAAACGTTTTGAGCTTCAACATGGCCTCGCTGTGATATGTATGACGTTGGTATATTATCTCTCCCTAAATCTGTTATGTCTTGTCTTTTAAGTATGACTGTTAGTCTAGTTGCTTATTGCTT
Protein-coding regions in this window:
- the LOC135320229 gene encoding uncharacterized LOC128031833 homolog, with translation MDSLTEQRLTSPNLPAPHLEHYSVLHCTMTLDVQTVVVFAVIVVLLLVNVILMFFLGTR